The window TCCCCGTCACCGCCTTCTCGATCAGCGCGCGATAACGCGCGCGTGCATCAAGGCCGCGTAGCGCGGGCGCGTCATCCTTTGCGGAACTTTCGATGTTCTTGTGCGGATCGGATGGTCTCTTGGGCGTCGCATCATCGGCTTGCGGCGGCGCTTCGATCGCCGCAAAGCGGGTATCGAACGAGGTCGACGGCGTCGACGCCTCGGCAAAAGCGGCCACAGGCGCAAGAACAACGCCGGCAAACAGAGCGCATGCCACCAGCCATCCGGACGCGAAGCACGGTCGAAACGGAGGCAAGCTGCGAGCGGCCTTCGACATGCTATTTCCCTTGCGCCGGCTGGTCGTTGGGGCGAAGGGTCAATCGCAGGTGGAGAGGCTGCAGCATGTCAGGCGGTGGCGCGCCAACATCGCCTCGGATGAGCAGCGTGCGCAGGTTGATTGAAGCACCCTGATCAAGGCCCTCGAATTCTACGCGCTCGATCCTGCCGTCAGGCTGGATCCAAGTGCGTACGGTAACCGCAACCGGCGCGGTGCCTCCGGACCCGGTGCGCTGTTCGAGCTGAGCGTGAAACAGTTGAGCGGCATCATCATCGGCCGCGAGGCGTTGCTGGAACCGGCCTTGCAACTGCCGGGCGAACGCCTGCCACGCTGCAGGTGCGGACGCCGCGGCCCGGTAGTCACTTCGCTGCGCAACCGCCGGCGTTGTCCCGGTCGTCACAGTGGCCCCCAGCAGCCCTGTGACGGTGCCGAGCCAGCCGAACAGCCCACCCCACCGCCCGCCCTGGTTCGCGCTGTTCTTCACCATATCGTCATCCATCGCGGCGCACGCCCGGTTGTCCGTGGTGCGGTCCGCGTCACTCCCGCGACTTACTGAATAGTGGCGGGTGCACCAAGATCCGCAGCACGATCGAGCGCCGGTTCCTCGGCTTTTGCCGCTGGTTGCGCGACGGGGGCCGTCGCACCATTGGTCGCGCCCAGTTTGCGCAGTTCTTCACGCAGATAGGCAATCAACTCCTGGACCAGCCGATCCCAGATTTCGATCTGCCCGCGCAGATAATTCGGCGCGACACCGCCGGCGACCGAGACATCGAGGCAAAATACCAGGAACGGATGGCTGACCTGCAGTCGTCCGAAACGGCGGGTCGCATTCCAGCGATTGACCAGATCGAGCGGCAATTCACCCTGCACCTGGAGCGCTGCGACAAGAGCGACGTCGGCAAACGCTTGCTCTTCGCCGACGAACTGGTTGCCCGGACGGATATCGAACGCCAGGCCCGCGGTCGCCGATCGCAAATATTGAATATTGGCGACCGGATCGGTCAGCGCCTCGACGCGGTAACCGGCGCTCTGGAAACCCTCGCGCAGCGTGTCGAGGGAGAGCTTAGTGATGACGGCATCAGTCATGGAATTCTCCAGATGTTATTTTCGGGAGTTGTCGAGCAGGTTCGACAACGCGAGTTCGTTGAGCACCGGCGGATTCTGCTTTTGCAGATCCGCGAGATAAGCGCGCCGCAGCATGGTCGCGCGCTCGGAGCGAATTTGCTGCACGAGCTGTTCGCGGACTTCGGGTAGCGTGCGGGTGTAGGATGCCTTGGTATCGATCAGCTTGAGGATGTGCCAGCCGTCGTCGAGCTTGACCGGATCGGACACGGTATTCTTTGTGAGCCCCATCACCTGAGTGCGAATTTCGGGCCTGATCTGATTTTCGGCGACCCAGCCAAGATCGCCGCCGTCCTTCGCGTCGTTATTGCTGGAGCTGGCAATGGCGCCAAAATCCGCGCCAGGAACCTTCAGTTTGCGGACGACGTCATCGAGCTCTTGCTTGGCCTTGTCCTCGGCAGCCTTGTCGGCCTCCTTTGGCGCAGCAATGAAGATCTGCGCCAATTGGAACTGGCGCGGCATCAGGAAGGCGCTGCGATTGGCGTCATAGACCTTCTGCACATCATCATCGCTGGGAAAGTTGGCGGGCGGGGTCGTGACCGACTGCAGATAAAGCTCGACCACTGCGCTTTCGCGCATCCGGTCGAGTTGCGCAGCGACCGCGGGCTTCTGGTCCCATTTCTTGGCCAGCGCCTCCTGCAGCACCAGCCGGTTGGCGAGCAGCAGGCGCACAGCCTGGCTGAGCAACGCCGGATCCTTGGCCAGGGCGGCCTGCTCGCGCGGACCGAGCGCCGCTACATAGCTGCGCAAATCGTCCGCCGATACGTTGACGTTGCCGACGCGCGCGATGACGTCCTCGCCACCCGCTGCCTTGCCGGTCGCTAGACCTTGCGTGGTTCCCGAAATGGTTCCCTGCGCCGCCTGCACCGGCACCGGCTGCGATTGAGCCGCCGTCGGTTGTGGCGCGGGCTTCGGCTTGGCCTGCGCCTGGACTGGGCGCGGCGCCGGCGGCGTCAACGTCTGCGCCAGCGCAACCATTGGGGTGCAGAGCACGGTCGCGGCAACGGCCGCGATGCCGGCGGATTGCACCACTTTGATGAGAACGGATGCGTTGGTCATGGGTTCTCCTTCTGATCGAGGAACTTGTCGTAGGTGTCCTGCAGCTGGTTCTGCATCTCGACCCGGCGCAGTTCCAGTACCGGCTCGCGGGCGACGATGGTGTCACCGATGGTCACTTCCTTGTAACGCTGCACCAAGTCCTTGCCGGCTTTGATCAGCAGGGTGTTCTTGGCCAGGCAGCTCTTGGTGCTGGCCTTGTAGGTGGTGGCTTCGCTTTCGAACTTGGCGCGCTCGGCATCCTTGGAACGCGCGACAGTGGCGGCCTCCTCATAGGCGGCCTTCCACTTGTCCAAGGTTTGATCGCGTTCGGTCAGGCGTTGGTTGAATTCGTCCACCGCTTCACGATGCTCCTTCTCGATCTTCTTGACCTGCGCTTTGGCGGCGTCGATTTCGGCCTTTGCCGCGGCTTTTTCGCGATCAGCGTCGGTAAGTTTAGCTTGCAGCGCCGTACGCTGGTCTTCCAGCGCACGGGTCTGCATGGTGGCGCTGCGCAAGGCCTCGCGCAGGCGGTCGGTTTCAGACTGGGCGAGCGCCATGCTGGACACGAGTGTCGCCGCCGCGATCACCACGAGATGGATGCGGATACGCATGATTAGAACCTGGCGTTGAGATCGACTTGCAGGACGTCGACGGCGTAGGGGGTGCCGGCGATGTTGTTTGCACTCATCCAGCGCAGGGTCGCCCAGACGTTCTCACTGAGACCAAGATTACCGCCGAGGAAGTAACCCTTGAGATTGGTGCCACCAAGGCCGAAATCGGAGTCCGCGAACGCATCGAGCGTGGCATCGGACTCAAGATACTTGTAGCCGGCGTGAACATTCCAATCCCATAGATGCTTGATCTCCTTGTTGCCGACGGTCAGGCGTCCCATCCAACCCTGGTTGCCGCCGTTGAACACTTGCGGAGAACCGTTCACCGAGGAAGTAAGGTTGTTGACGATGAGGTCAGGATTCATGAGGCTGCGTTTGAAAGCCGTGTTGATCACGTATTCGCCGTCGAGAACGATGTGGAAAGGATGGAAGTGACCAAGATCAAGCTGGCCGCTTACGGTCAGCGGCCGGTATTGGCTCACTAACCCAAGATACTGAAAGAGACCTGGTCCCTGCCCGTTGTTGTTGGCGACAGTCGGGATGATGCTGCGCAGCGGCATGTAGGTGTTGCCTTTCTGCGCAAACGATGGCCGGGTCAGGTCGGTATCGCAAATATCCGACGCCGAGTTGACCGAGCAGGGACTGGAGATTTGCCCCTGCACATTGGTGAAATCGTAATAAGCCACGCCAAATTTGAACGTGTATTCAGGGCTAAACCGAGCGTTGAAACCGACTTGGCCGCCAAAGAGCCATTTATCATGGCTCGGGAACCTTGCAGTATCCGTGCTCAGGTTGATCCCGGCATTGAAATCGGTGTTGTAGATCGGAAACGCGCCAGCCACCGCAAACGGCGTGAAGCCCTCGAACACCTCATGCTTGGCTTGCACGGCGAAACCATCGAAACCGAGCTCGCGGTACCAGACCAGATCGGTTGGCGACCAGAACGGATTATCAAACCGACCGGCGGAGATCTTCAGATCGCCATCCCACGTCTGATAGCTCAAATATCCACGATCGAGCCACAGCGCATATTTTGAGAAATTGCCACCGTTGTTGCCGAACGTCTGGTTGGTCGAGATCGGCGAACTGTTCTCCCCGGTGGCAATGCGCAGGCCAGCGGTAAAGCCATTATAAAGATCCGCCTCCATGCCGAGTCGAGCGCGAAGCCGGAATTGGTCACGATTTTGAGTGGAATTATAGGATGGTGGAATAATGCCATTGGCATTGAAGGGATCGAAAGGTGAACCGGTATTGATCGCATTGTAGTTTTGCGTACCGAACGGATCGTTCCCCGTCGGAAACATGCTGCCCTGATAACGCACGCGCGCATCGCCGTAGAAACGGATACGCTGCGCCCATTCCGGATAAGCGCCGGGTGACGCCCAGTTTTCCTTCTGTGCCTTAGCCATCACCTCTTTCTTAATCTCGTCACGTAACTGTCTTTTGACAACTTCGGGGACGTAGGTGACGTGACGGGTTCCAGGTGGCTGGGCTGCGGCCGACGCGGCGCTTGCCGCCTTCGCCGCATCGTCGGCTTTGGCAGTGGCATCCTTCGCCGCCTGGCGCGAGACATAGGCCTCGTCCTCGGCCTGCTTGATCAGCGTCTGGGCCTGCTCTTCCTTAAGAACCCCCTGCTGCACCAGCAGGTTGACCAGGTTGATGGTGGCGTTCGGCGAACTCGGCTTGGCGTTCGATATCGCCGGTCGCTTTTTTGCCGGCGCCGGTTCCGCGGCGGTCTGCCCCGCAGTCTGGCTCATGGCCGGCGTGGCGCAGGCGAGCGCGCACAGCGACACCGCAAGCGGGATCGCGCGCCAGTCTGCGTCTGCTCTCATCTTAAACATCAGTCCCCCAGTTCTCACTCATCACGTCAGGTGTCGGAAAATTTCACTCGGTCAGCTCGGCCGTCGCGCAGTGACACGGGTCACCACGGGCATCGGCATGTCCTTGGGTGGCGGCTCGCGCAACGTCAGGCTGCCGATCACCTCGTTGCGAAGTGCCGCATCGACCTCGGCACTGCCGGTCGATGGCGTCAGAATGACCCGGCTGATACGGCCCGAGCTGTCGGCCCACAGCCGCACCTGTATCTGCGCGGACATGTTGCGGGTTTTCGGATTGGACCGGATCGCCGCCTCGATCTGCGACGTCACAATGGTGGCGTACCAGCCCCAGCGGCTGCCACCGCCTCCTCCGCCGTAAGGATTGCCGCCGGGTTTGCCGCCGAGATTGAACAGGTCACCTGGCCCCGTCGCCTTGGCATCGAGCGAGAGCGGACCGGGAGGCTCGGCGTTCTTCGCATCCTTGATCGGCTCGTCCTTCGGCTTCTCAAGCGGCTTGTCTTCCTTGAACTCCGGCTCCGCCATCTTCGGCTGCTCGACCATCTTCTGCTCGGGCATCTGCTGCGGTGGTGGAGGCGGTGGCGGCGGAGGCGACGGCAGGATGTTGACGATGGTCAGCTCGCGAACCTGGCGTGGCGGCGGCATGTCGTCATGACCAAGGAGGTAGTAGCCGGCACCGCCGAAGATGATCGCCATCAGCGCCAGTGCGATGCCATAACGCTGGAACGAACTGCGCTCCTTGCCGGCAACCGGTTCGGACTTCGCAGCCGTTTCCATCGGCGGCTTGCCGGTTGCGGACTCGCTCGGCGAGCTTTCCGACACAACGGTCCTGCGCGCAATCAACGAGTTCTGATCTCTCGCCAGCTGATTCATGATGCGGCCCCCAAGGCTGTCGATTCCGAAAGCCTGCCGGCGACGTACTGCATGACGAACCTGACGAGTGTATCGAAGTCAGTCGTCTCCATCGATACGACCGTATCGGGCGCGGCCTCGATAGCGACGTGATATGCCGATTGACCACCGCGGATTTCGACATAGGCGGTACGGTCGATCCACAGCCGCGCCGCGGGATAACGCGACATCGTCAACATCAGCGGGTTCCGATCCGGGCCACGATCCTCGATCCGGTTGCGCAGAACCTCAGCAAGTTTCACCAGCAGCGCTTCGCCGTGAATCGGAAATGGCAAGATTGCGTTGCGTGCATCGCCGTCCGTATTCTGCTGAACCTGCTCGCGAATTTGCGTACCGACTTGAACGCCGCCGCCACCGTTCATCGCGCGCAACGACGCGTTGGCACGGGCGCGTTCATGATCGAAGGACGAGACCACATCACGCAGCCGCGACCAGAGCGTCCTTCGCTGCGGCTGAGCATCGTGCGGCAATTGCATGATCATGGCGGAGCCCGTTTGCCCGTTCACTTCACAAGCGGCTTGGTGGCAAGTCCGACCTGGGTGAGACCGATACGTCCCAGCAGGTCGAGCACGTCCATCACGTTCTGATACTGCGCCTGCGCGTCGCCGCGCAGCACAACCGGGAATTCCGGTGTCAGCGCCTTCTGCTGCACCAGGCGCTGTTCGAGTTCCGGCAACGTCACCGGAATGGTGTCGAGAAAGATCTTGCCGTCGTTGGCCACCGTAATTGCCTTGGTGGTCTGGGTAGCGAGGCTGGGCGCGGCCGACGCCTTGGGCAGATTGACTTTCTGGCCCTGCACGGTCGCCGTGGTCATGATGATGAAGATCACCAGCAGGACGTAAGCGAGATCCAGCATCGGAGTGATGTTGATGTCGTCATATGGCTTGCTGTCGCTCTGGATCTGCATCGCCGTTACTCCGCGGCGATGCGATGTTCGGCCGGACCGGGCCGATCGGCAGAGTAAAACTCCGCCATCTTGGTCACGAACTCGTCGACGAACACCTGGATGTCGCTGGTCAGGTCCTTGATCCGGGAGATCAGGTAGTTGTAGCCGAAAAGTGCCGGGATCGCGACGCCGAGGCCGGCGACGGTGGCGACTAGCGCCGCGGCGATGCCCGGTGCGATGGCATTGACGTTGACGTCGCCGCTCGCGGCAATCGCCGCGAAGGTGATCATGACGCCGACCACGGTGCCGAGCAGGCCAAGAAACGGTCCGCCGGAGATCGCAATGGTCAATACCACCATCAGCCGGTTAAGGCGCTGCATCTCCTTGACCACGCCGCTGTCAAGCGCGGCACGAATG is drawn from Bradyrhizobium prioriisuperbiae and contains these coding sequences:
- a CDS encoding biopolymer transporter ExbD, coding for MQIQSDSKPYDDINITPMLDLAYVLLVIFIIMTTATVQGQKVNLPKASAAPSLATQTTKAITVANDGKIFLDTIPVTLPELEQRLVQQKALTPEFPVVLRGDAQAQYQNVMDVLDLLGRIGLTQVGLATKPLVK
- a CDS encoding energy transducer TonB; translation: METAAKSEPVAGKERSSFQRYGIALALMAIIFGGAGYYLLGHDDMPPPRQVRELTIVNILPSPPPPPPPPPQQMPEQKMVEQPKMAEPEFKEDKPLEKPKDEPIKDAKNAEPPGPLSLDAKATGPGDLFNLGGKPGGNPYGGGGGGSRWGWYATIVTSQIEAAIRSNPKTRNMSAQIQVRLWADSSGRISRVILTPSTGSAEVDAALRNEVIGSLTLREPPPKDMPMPVVTRVTARRPS
- a CDS encoding peptidylprolyl isomerase: MTNASVLIKVVQSAGIAAVAATVLCTPMVALAQTLTPPAPRPVQAQAKPKPAPQPTAAQSQPVPVQAAQGTISGTTQGLATGKAAGGEDVIARVGNVNVSADDLRSYVAALGPREQAALAKDPALLSQAVRLLLANRLVLQEALAKKWDQKPAVAAQLDRMRESAVVELYLQSVTTPPANFPSDDDVQKVYDANRSAFLMPRQFQLAQIFIAAPKEADKAAEDKAKQELDDVVRKLKVPGADFGAIASSSNNDAKDGGDLGWVAENQIRPEIRTQVMGLTKNTVSDPVKLDDGWHILKLIDTKASYTRTLPEVREQLVQQIRSERATMLRRAYLADLQKQNPPVLNELALSNLLDNSRK
- a CDS encoding putative porin, whose product is MFKMRADADWRAIPLAVSLCALACATPAMSQTAGQTAAEPAPAKKRPAISNAKPSSPNATINLVNLLVQQGVLKEEQAQTLIKQAEDEAYVSRQAAKDATAKADDAAKAASAASAAAQPPGTRHVTYVPEVVKRQLRDEIKKEVMAKAQKENWASPGAYPEWAQRIRFYGDARVRYQGSMFPTGNDPFGTQNYNAINTGSPFDPFNANGIIPPSYNSTQNRDQFRLRARLGMEADLYNGFTAGLRIATGENSSPISTNQTFGNNGGNFSKYALWLDRGYLSYQTWDGDLKISAGRFDNPFWSPTDLVWYRELGFDGFAVQAKHEVFEGFTPFAVAGAFPIYNTDFNAGINLSTDTARFPSHDKWLFGGQVGFNARFSPEYTFKFGVAYYDFTNVQGQISSPCSVNSASDICDTDLTRPSFAQKGNTYMPLRSIIPTVANNNGQGPGLFQYLGLVSQYRPLTVSGQLDLGHFHPFHIVLDGEYVINTAFKRSLMNPDLIVNNLTSSVNGSPQVFNGGNQGWMGRLTVGNKEIKHLWDWNVHAGYKYLESDATLDAFADSDFGLGGTNLKGYFLGGNLGLSENVWATLRWMSANNIAGTPYAVDVLQVDLNARF
- a CDS encoding YbjN domain-containing protein; this encodes MTDAVITKLSLDTLREGFQSAGYRVEALTDPVANIQYLRSATAGLAFDIRPGNQFVGEEQAFADVALVAALQVQGELPLDLVNRWNATRRFGRLQVSHPFLVFCLDVSVAGGVAPNYLRGQIEIWDRLVQELIAYLREELRKLGATNGATAPVAQPAAKAEEPALDRAADLGAPATIQ